In Erigeron canadensis isolate Cc75 chromosome 1, C_canadensis_v1, whole genome shotgun sequence, a single window of DNA contains:
- the LOC122604256 gene encoding stomatal closure-related actin-binding protein 1-like — protein sequence MTRLSRDFSYKTQRDAASPVSVDVIFASSRFPNYGSRANSNILEVKEDAKLASMKEGVRNETAKLIDQENRLSVRDLASKFEKGLAAAAKLSDEAKFRDVASLEKHVLLENLRDALESLRERAAGKTKDDVNEAIAMVDSLAVQLTEREGELVQEKDEVKKLATFLKQASADAKRLVDEERAFARTEIEKARAAVQRVEEALQEQERMSRATGKQDVEELMKEVQEARRIKMLHQPSKVMDMEHELLALRTQLAETSKCSLQLLKELAMSKRGAENTPYVFELDGIEALGSFLQILPCSSKAPELLDCLIQWYRLASEDGKKDLISGATKPIYAPEPSDVGRVLQAEVMSDGTSITLTTSGPIDPAAGLGNYVEALVRRHDTEFNVVIVQMNGDEHPSESIHVLHVGRMRMKLCKEKTTLAKEFYSPFMQLCGVRGGGNAAAQAAFWQPKTGISFVLAFESERERNAAIMLARRFAFDCNIMLAGPDDKVTQKTT from the exons ATGACGAGGCTGAGCCGTGATTTTAGCTATAAAACACAAAGAGATGCAGCTTCCCCAGTGTCAGTAGATGTGATTTTTGCATCCAGTCGATTTCCAAATTACGGATCTAGAGCAAATAGCAACATACTAGAGGTGAAGGAAGATGCTAAGTTAGCTTCCATGAAGGAAGGTGTTCGAAATGAGACTGCCAAGTTGATAGATCAGGAGAATCGCCTATCTGTTCGTGATCTTGCTAGTAAATTTGAAAAGGGCTTAGCTGCGGCTGCTAAGTTATCTGATGAG GCTAAATTTCGAGATGTGGCCTCATTAGAGAAACATGTGCTTTTAGAAAATCTTAGAGATGCACTCGAGTCCTTGAGAGAGCGTGCAGCGGGTAAAACCAAGGATGATGTTAACGAGGCTATTGCTATG GTTGATTCTTTGGCGGTTCAATTGACTGAGAGGGAAGGAGAGTTGGTTCAAGAGAAGGATGAGGTTAAAAAGCTTGCAACTTTTTTGAAGCAG GCTTCAGCAGATGCAAAAAGGCTTGTTGATGAAGAAAGAGCATTTGCACGAACTGAAATTGAGAAGGCTAGAGCTGCAGTTCAGAGAGTTGAAGAGGCTCTTCAGGAGCAAGAAAGAATGTCCCGAGCTACTGGGAAGCAG GATGTGGAAGAACTAATGAAGGAGGTTCAGGAGGCTAGACGGATCAAGATGCTGCATCAGCCCAGTAAG GTTATGGATATGGAACATGAGCTTCTAGCATTACGAACTCAACTAGCAGAGACGTCAAAGTGTTCACTGCAGCTCCTGAAAGAG TTGGCGATGAGCAAGCGGGGAGCGGAAAACACACCATACGTCTTTGAATTAGATGGTATAGAGGCTTTAGGTTCGTTTTTGCAGATTCTGCCATGTTCCAGTAAAGCTCCAGAACTTCTAGACTGTTTGATCCAGTGGTATCGCTTGGCATCTGAAGATGGAAAAAAGGACCTTATTTCAG GTGCTACTAAACCAATTTATGCTCCTGAGCCCTCAGATGTTGGCCGAGTGCTTCAAGCCGAGGTCATGTCAGACGGAACAAGTATCACATTGACTACTTCTGGTCCCATAGATCCAG CTGCAGGACTAGGAAACTATGTGGAAGCATTGGTACGGCGGCATGATACCGAGTTTAAT GTGGTTATTGTCCAAATGAATGGGGATGAACATCCCTCAGAGTCTATTCATGTGCTTCATGTAGGAAGGATGAGGATGAAACTTTGTAAGGAAAAGACAACACTGGCCAAAGAATTCTATTCGCCTTTTATGCAG CTTTGCGGAGTTAGAGGTGGTGGTAACGCTGCAGCTCAGGCAGCATTCTGGCAACCAAAGACAGGGATCTCCTTTGTACTTGCATTTGAGTCAGAAAGAGAAAGAAATGCTGCCATTATGCTAGCGCGCAGATTCGCCTTCGATTGTAAT ATCATGCTTGCTGGCCCTGATGATAAAGTAACACAGAAAACAACTTAA
- the LOC122585461 gene encoding pentatricopeptide repeat-containing protein At1g05750, chloroplastic, which translates to MSLLVSTATITTIKKPNHICSSSSPKFTDNESNNSNSLAVSSWTASISRYCKTGHLNHAAAEFTRMRVAGLQPNHITFVTLLSACADHPLHALSYGTSLHALVFKFGFHTDNVKISTAIIDMYCKCNNVNLAYLCFDNMGFKNKVTWNTMVSGLMRNGLIDKAVKVFDEMPERDVVSYTALIDGFVKKGCYEHALEWFQEMQVCGVVPDHVTVVSVISACANLGAIGFGLWLHRVVLEGDMKDNVRINNSLIDMYCRCGCTEFARQVFDIMCKRNLVSWNSIIVGFALNGKPEETLGYFYQMQKDGFKPDGVTFTGALTACSHAGLVDEGLKVFDSMIKDYRISPRIEHYGCLVDLYSRARKLEEALNVIQKMPMKPNEVVLGSVLAACRAAGDARLAEKLMRFISELDPGGDSNYVLLSNIYAAGGDFRKASNVRRRMKDKGIEKKPGVSSIEINGIVDQFVAGDKSHVKSEQVHTMLKCLSRELMIYGYLPEVNLREQYE; encoded by the coding sequence ATGAGCCTTTTGGTATCAACAGCAACAATTACTACcattaaaaaaccaaaccatatATGCAGCAGCAGCAGCCCTAAATTCACTGATAATGAATCCAACAATAGTAATTCTCTCGCAGTTTCATCATGGACCGCTTCGATATCTCGATACTGCAAAACCGGTCATTTAAACCACGCTGCAGCCGAATTTACCCGAATGAGAGTTGCAGGTCTCCAGCCCAACCACATTACTTTCGTAACGCTTCTTTCCGCCTGCGCTGATCACCCATTACATGCTCTGTCCTATGGAACTTCATTACATGCTCTTGTTTTTAAATTCGGTTTTCATACAGATAATGTTAAAATAAGCACTGCTATAATTGACATGTACTGTAAATGTAATAATGTAAATCTTgcttatttatgttttgataacATGGGTTTTAAAAATAAGGTTACTTGGAATACTATGGTTTCAGGGTTGATGAGAAATGGGCTGATTGATAAAGCAgttaaggtgtttgatgaaatgcctgagAGAGATGTTGTTTCGTATACGGCTTTAATTGATGGGTTTGTTAAAAAAGGTTGTTATGAGCATGCATTGGAGTGGTTTCAAGAAATGCAGGTGTGTGGGGTTGTACCTGATCATGTTACGGTTGTTTCTGTGATCTCTGCGTGTGCAAATTTAGGTGCGATTGGATTCGGGTTATGGCTTCATCGAGTTGTATTGGAAGGGGATATGAAGGATAATGTTCGGATTAATAATTCGTTGATAGATATGTATTGTAGATGTGGGTGCACTGAGTTTGCTCGTCAAGTGTTTGATATTATGTGTAAACGTAATTTAGTCTCGTGGAACTCGATTATTGTGGGGTTTGCTTTAAATGGAAAACCTGAAGAGACTCTTGGGTATTTTTATCAAATGCAAAAAGATGGTTTCAAGCCAGATGGAGTGACTTTCACTGGGGCTCTTACTGCGTGTAGCCATGCTGGTTTGGTTGATGAAGGTCTGAAAGTTTTTGACTCGATGATAAAAGATTATAGGATATCCCCTAGGATTGAACATTATGGGTGTTTAGTAGATCTTTATAGTCGTGCACGTAAGTTAGAAGAAGCCCTGAATGTAATACAGAAAATGCCGATGAAACCTAATGAAGTTGTATTGGGATCAGTTCTAGCAGCATGCAGAGCGGCTGGTGATGCAAGATTAGCTGAGAAGTTGATGCGATTTATTAGTGAGTTAGACCCTGGTGGTGATTCAAATTATGTTCTTCTCTCGAATATATATGCTGCAGGAGGAGATTTTCGTAAGGCAAGCAATGTGAGGAGGAGAATGAAAGATAAGGGTATCGAGAAGAAGCCAGGTGTGAGTTCTATTGAAATCAATGGTATTGTTGATCAATTCGTGGCTGGAGATAAATCTCATGTGAAGTCAGAGCAGGTTCACACAATGCTAAAATGTCTGTCTCGTGAACTGATGATCTATGGGTATCTTCCTGAAGTTAATTTGAGGGAACAATATGAATGA
- the LOC122584747 gene encoding extradiol ring-cleavage dioxygenase → MMSMMNGIKKIHETYYISHGSPTLSIDKTMPARHFLESFQQKVYPSDAPRPSSILIISGHWETSYPTVNVVSDGPSDTIYDFYNFPKSMYQLKYPAPGAPKLAKRVKELLMSSGFDRVDEDKKRGLDHGAWVPLMLMYPEADIPVCQLSVQTDKDATYHYNMGKALAPLKDEGVLIVGSGATTHNLRMLRNTTSVQPWAQEFDTWLKEALIEGRYEDVNNYKDKAPHATVAHPWPDHFYPLHVAMGAGGATSKAELIHHSWGLSSLSYASYKFTVPA, encoded by the exons ATGATGTCAATGATGAACGGGATAAAGAAGATACATGAAACTTACTACATATCACACGGATCACCAACCTTATCCATAGATAAAACTATGCCAGCTCGTCATTTTCTTGAGTCATTTCAACAGAAAGTTTATCCGTCCGATGCCCCTCGGCCTTCTTCAATCCTAATTATATCTGGTCACTGGGAGACATCTTATCCCACCGTTAACGTCGTATCCGATGGCCCTTCTGACACCATTTACGATTTCTATAATTTCCCCAAATCCATGTATCAG CTCAAATATCCAGCACCTGGAGCCCCAAAACTGGCAAAGAGAGTCAAGGAACTGCTCATGTCTTCCGGGTTTGACAGAGTCGATGAGGATAAGAAACGCGGGCTAGACCACGGGGCATGGGTCCCGCTAATGCTTATGTATCCCGAGGCTGATATTCCAGTGTGCCAATTGTCTGTCCAAACCGACAAAGATGCCACTTACCATTACAACATGGGTAAGGCATTGGCACCCCTGAAAGACGAAGGGGTTCTCATCGTTGGTTCGGGTGCCACCACTCACAACCTCAGAATGTTGCGCAACACCACATCGGTACAACCATGGGCCCAAGAGTTTGATACGTGGCTGAAAGAAGCACTAATCGAAGGAAGGTATGAGGATGTTAACAACTACAAGGACAAGGCTCCACACGCAACCGTAGCTCACCCATGGCCTGACCATTTCTACCCGTTGCACGTTGCAATGGGTGCAGGGGGTGCCACTTCCAAAGCTGAACTTATTCACCATAGCTGGGGTTTGTCGTCTCTGTCGTATGCATCGTATAAATTCACAGTACCAGCTTGA
- the LOC122604264 gene encoding mitochondrial fission 1 protein A-like isoform X1, with the protein MEVVGKFHMIKETVSWYLLPLRTDNALPCYDHAYVSGYESEFDVVAIGERRDRVRKILLRALVHSEQPEDVFCAMTMLQGLLLSASNNPKKRRKALYLLAIGYYKRGNYLKCRDLVYDCLEIAPCWLKALNLKLLSEDRINKEAIKDKLIDAVTIVGAVSSLLGHTSLFSWVSEALAFMNLIKDRVKGVPALLPETSNLLQVKEEICSLADRYYTRGNYLRSRLIIDHCLEIDPEWKPAIKLKEILESAERPAITVKQSNEYVWYAGEAIGLWICIAIGVGVVALSRRRR; encoded by the exons atGGAAGTCGTTGGCAAGTTTCACATGATAAAAGAAACGGTGTCATGGTATCTCCTCCCTCTACGTACCGACAATGCTCTTCCTTGCTACGACCACGCATATGTTTct GGATATGAGTCTGAGTTTGATGTTGTTGCCATTGGTGAACGGAGAGACAGAGTCCGTAAGATCTTATTGCGGGCTCTTGTTCACTCAGAGCAACCCGAAGATGTATTTTGTGCAATGACTATGCTTCAAG GTTTGTTGCTAAGCGCGAGTAACAACCCTAAGAAAAGGAGAAAAGCGTTGTATCTACTTGCCATCGGGTACTATAAACGTGGAAACTACTTGAAATGTAGGGACCTGGTCTATGATTGCCTAGAG ATTGCACCATGCTGGCTCAAGGCACTTAATCTCAAGTTGTTAAGTGAAGATCGTATTAATAAAG AGGCAATAAAGGATAAGCTCATTGATGCTGTCACTATAGTTGGTGCTGTCTCTAGCTTACTTGGACATACTAGCCTGTTTTCATGGGTCTCCGAG GCATTGGCATTCATGAATTTGATCAAAGATCGTGTTAAAG GTGTGCCGGCTTTATTGCCCGAGACTAGTAACCTCTTGCAAGTGAAAGAAGAGATTTGCTCACTTGCTGATCGGTATTATACGAGAGGAAACTACTTGAGGAGCAGACTCATTATTGATCACTGCTTGGAG ATTGACCCTGAATGGAAGCCAGCAATAAAACTCAAGGAAATACTTGAATCTGCAGAAAGACCAGCAATAACTGTCAAGCAATCAAATGAATATG TGTGGTATGCAGGTGAAGCAATTGGCCTGTGGATTTGTATAGCAATTGGTGTCGGGGTTGTGGCTTTATCAAGGCGCAGAAGATGA
- the LOC122608160 gene encoding UDP-glycosyltransferase 83A1-like, with protein MAKAHVVVIPYPAQGHVIPIMELAQRLVQQGVKVTFINTDFNHKLVTSNRLPKDGFSGLLQMISVPDGLEPWDDRSDVWKFTTSILQTMPGKLEQLIETINKEENNKVTCIIADVCMGWAIKNMGIRSAAFWPASVATLAAILSIPKLIDDGIINNKGLPLSDQIIQLSETMPPIKSENLGWACFKDVPTIESAFQIVKEGEEVYRMTEWFICNSTSELEPAAFSMYPKLLPIGPLLASSRLADQTGHFWQEDDTCLKWLDKQPTCSVIYIAFGSLTIFDQTQFEELALGLELSNLPFLWVVRPGMTTAAYPDGYTDRVGSRGKIVSWAPQQKVLAHPSVACFMSHCGWNSTIEGVTNGIPFLCWPFFCDQYNNETYICDIWKIGLRVNKDDSGIITRGEIKRKLEQLLGDKMLQSKVLDMKEKATSSVRKGGWSHKNLSNFIEWIQEEEKRQAMDDLALKA; from the exons ATGGCAAAAGCCCATGTTGTAGTCATACCATATCCTGCACAAGGCCATGTAATTCCTATAATGGAGCTTGCTCAACGCTTAGTACAACAAGGTGTCAAAGTTACATTCATAAACACAGATTTCAATCACAAGCTCGTGACAAGCAACCGGTTACCAAAAGATGGTTTCAGCGGTTTACTGCAGATGATCTCGGTCCCAGATGGGTTAGAGCCGTGGGACGACAGGAGTGACGTATGGAAGTTTACAACCTCAATATTACAAACTATGCCTGGTAAGCTGGAACAACTTATCGAGACGATTAACAAAGAAGAGAACAATAAAGTCACCTGTATTATTGCTGATGTTTGCATGGGATGGGCCATAAAGAATATGGGAATTAGGAGTGCAGCTTTCTGGCCTGCCTCTGTTGCTACATTGGCTGCCATACTCAGCATTCCTaaactgattgatgatggaATCATAAACAACAAAG GCCTACCTCTAAGTGATCAGATAATTCAGCTATCTGAAACCATGCCTCCTATAAAATCCGAGAATCTTGGATGGGCGTGCTTCAAGGATGTGCCTACTATAGAATCAGCGTTTCAAATTGTAAAAGAAGGTGAAGAAGTTTATAGAATGACAGAATGGTTTATATGCAACTCAACTAGTGAGCTGGAGCCTGCAGCATTTAGTATGTACCCGAAGCTGTTGCCAATCGGCCCGTTGCTGGCAAGCAGCCGTCTTGCTGACCAAACAGGCCACTTTTGGCAAGAAGATGACACCTGCTTAAAGTGGCTTGATAAGCAACCAACATGTTCAGTCATATATATTGCATTTGGGAGCTTAACTATTTTTGACCAAACTCAATTTGAAGAACTAGCACTTGGTCTTGAACTTAGCAACTTACCATTTTTGTGGGTCGTGCGGCCAGGTATGACCACTGCCGCTTACCCAGATGGTTATACAGACCGAGTGGGCAGCCGTGGAAAAATCGTGAGTTGGGCACCTCAACAGAAGGTCTTGGCTCATCCTTCGGTAGCTTGCTTCATGAGTCATTGTGGATGGAACTCTACTATAGAAGGTGTAACAAACGGAATCCCGTTCTTGTGCTGGCCATTTTTTTGTGATCAATATAATAATGAGACTTACATATGTGACATATGGAAGATTGGGTTAAGAGTTAACAAAGACGACTCAGGTATCATCACTCGAGGAGAAATAAAACGTAAGCTAGAGCAGTTGCTTGGTGACAAAATGCTTCAATCAAAGGTCTTAGATATGAAAGAAAAGGCTACAAGTAGCGTGAGAAAAGGCGGATGGTCACACAAAAATCTTAGCAATTTTATCGAGTGGatacaagaagaagaaaagagacaGGCCATGGATGATCTTGCTCTAAAGGCATAA
- the LOC122604264 gene encoding mitochondrial fission 1 protein A-like isoform X2 — translation MEVVGKFHMIKETVSWYLLPLRTDNALPCYDHAYVSGYESEFDVVAIGERRDRVRKILLRALVHSEQPEDVFCAMTMLQGLLLSASNNPKKRRKALYLLAIGYYKRGNYLKCRDLVYDCLEIAPCWLKALNLKLLSEDRINKEAIKDKLIDAVTIVGAVSSLLGHTSLFSWVSEALAFMNLIKDRVKGVPALLPETSNLLQVKEEICSLADRYYTRGNYLRSRLIIDHCLEIDPEWKPAIKLKEILESAERPAITVKQSNEYGEAIGLWICIAIGVGVVALSRRRR, via the exons atGGAAGTCGTTGGCAAGTTTCACATGATAAAAGAAACGGTGTCATGGTATCTCCTCCCTCTACGTACCGACAATGCTCTTCCTTGCTACGACCACGCATATGTTTct GGATATGAGTCTGAGTTTGATGTTGTTGCCATTGGTGAACGGAGAGACAGAGTCCGTAAGATCTTATTGCGGGCTCTTGTTCACTCAGAGCAACCCGAAGATGTATTTTGTGCAATGACTATGCTTCAAG GTTTGTTGCTAAGCGCGAGTAACAACCCTAAGAAAAGGAGAAAAGCGTTGTATCTACTTGCCATCGGGTACTATAAACGTGGAAACTACTTGAAATGTAGGGACCTGGTCTATGATTGCCTAGAG ATTGCACCATGCTGGCTCAAGGCACTTAATCTCAAGTTGTTAAGTGAAGATCGTATTAATAAAG AGGCAATAAAGGATAAGCTCATTGATGCTGTCACTATAGTTGGTGCTGTCTCTAGCTTACTTGGACATACTAGCCTGTTTTCATGGGTCTCCGAG GCATTGGCATTCATGAATTTGATCAAAGATCGTGTTAAAG GTGTGCCGGCTTTATTGCCCGAGACTAGTAACCTCTTGCAAGTGAAAGAAGAGATTTGCTCACTTGCTGATCGGTATTATACGAGAGGAAACTACTTGAGGAGCAGACTCATTATTGATCACTGCTTGGAG ATTGACCCTGAATGGAAGCCAGCAATAAAACTCAAGGAAATACTTGAATCTGCAGAAAGACCAGCAATAACTGTCAAGCAATCAAATGAATATG GTGAAGCAATTGGCCTGTGGATTTGTATAGCAATTGGTGTCGGGGTTGTGGCTTTATCAAGGCGCAGAAGATGA
- the LOC122608628 gene encoding membralin-like protein At1g60995: protein MDPEQTFIRVQERFSNVLTPRIRASLEYMYLFIAITLFCILVVMHANYVQQPGCSSGLTQVATTEAQLIRIKITSTGLWSQSEPQYDAYNIFDKETEANDQKVADQNVDGTTFLDAQFWSNWVSSSGRSGKSALKFWKSDNELLASQPDSSTSSDSEDTYRKTMKDESRSRFPTSAKESLKAAILHIVQKWRGRLSFVWRHSTRILGSLWDIAGIHLNIDINKCLRILHLDKINLLAVQWLETRSNAFEPSYLYTVEKGYFLLPERAKSQHNIRTINISISARDSCFGNRWQQLLINRLVGYDTILMNSLLNSPGQGYLYNYQTKEFYNLTYAHEQPEGSAFGDYFATKCGVLMMSLFVFFTTTMSVSFTLRETQTRMLRFTVQLQHHARHRLPTFQLIFVHVIESLVFVPIMIGILFFLFEFYDDQLLAFMVLILVWLCELFTLISVRTPIAMKFFPRFFLLYFLVFHIYFFSYTHGFSYLALSTTAAFMQHLILYFWNRFEVPALQRFMQNRRSQFQQQPDFHITSSTILASTLHITRLNPPRNVTAPPISTANPISGPGLRGGQPALPPIQTNLMPTNTETQTLPQNDSINRVGNHQSDSGANPGAMSSFSSMLLWLLGGASSEGLNSFLSMFRDVRDHGQTYAESPQQENRATQTTQ from the exons ATGGATCCAGAACAGACATTCATAAGGGTTCAAGAACGATTCTCAAATGTATTAACACCAAGAATCAGAGCTTCTCTTGAATACATGTATCTCTTCATCGCCATCACTCTTTTCTGTATCCTCGTTGTTATGCACGCCAATTACGTCCAACAG CCTGGCTGTTCAAGTGGACTTACCCAAGTCGCAACTACAGAGGCCCAACTCATCCGAATTAAG ATCACTAGTACTGGCTTGTGGTCACAAAGTGAACCTCAGTATGATgcatataatatttttgataaagaaaCCGAAGCTAATGATCAGAAAGTTGCAGATCAAAATGTTGATGGAACTACCTTTTTGGATGCACAGTTTTGGTCAAATTGGGTTAGCTCAAGCGGTAGGAGTGGAAAATCAGCTCTAAAGTTCTGGAAGTCTGATAACGAACTTCTTGCATCACAACCTGACTCTTCTACTAGCAGCGATAGTGAAGATACTTATAGGAAAACCATGAAAGACGAGTCTCGTAGCAGGTTTCCTACGTCAGCCAAAGAATCACTGAAAGCTGCAATACTGCATATTGTCCAGAAGTGGCGTGGGCGCTTGTCATTCGTCTGGAGACATTCAACTCGAATTCTAGGAAGTTTATGG GACATTGCAGGTATCCATTTAAATATTGATATCAATAAGTGTCTTCGTATACTTCACCTGGACAAGATTAATTTATTGGCAG TGCAGTGGCTTGAAACTAGAAGCAACGCATTTGAACCATCTTATTTATATACAGTGGAAAAG GGTTACTTTCTGCTACCTGAAAGAGCTAAATCTCAACATAACATCCGTACTATCAACATTAGCATTTCAGCACGTGACTCTTGCTTCGGGAATAG GTGGCAGCAGCTTCTGATCAACAGACTTGTAGGATATGATACCATTTTGATGAACAGCTTACTGAATTCTCCGGGTCAAG GCTACCTGTATAATTACCAGACAAAAGAATTCTACAACCTTACATATGCGCATGAGCAACCTGAAGGGTCAGCATTTGGAG ACTATTTTGCAACCAAGTGTGGCGTTCTTATGATGTCTCTCTTTGTTTTCTTCACTACAACAATGTCGGTTTCGTTTACACTGAGAGAGACGCAGACTCGCATGCTCAGGTTCACAG TGCAGCTCCAACACCATGCTCGACATCGTTTACCGACTTTTCAGCTGATTTTTGTACACGTAATTGAATCTCTTGTCTTTGTGCCT ATAATGATAGGTATcctgttttttctttttgagttCTATGATGACCAGCTTTTGGCTTTCATGGTGTTGATTCTTGTCTGGCTTTGTGAACTCTTCACTCTTATCAG CGTCCGCACACCAATAGCAATGAAGTTCTTTCCACGCTTCTTTTTGCTATATTTTCTGGTGTTCCATATCTATTTCTTCTCGTACACTCATG GATTTTCATATTTGGCACTATCGACAACCGCTGCATTTATGCAACACCTCATCCTCTATTTCTGGAACCGATTTGAA GTTCCTGCTTTGCAAAGATTTATGCAAAACAGACGATCCCAATTTCAGCAACAACCAGACTTCCATATCACCTCCTCCACCATCCTCGCCTCAACTCTTCATATCACCAGATTAAACCCCCCGAGGAACGTGACAGCCCCACCTATCAGTACAGCCAATCCAATTTCTGGACCTGGACTGCGAGGAGGTCAACCTGCTCTACCACCAATTCAAACAAACTTAATGCCAACAAACACAGAAACGCAAACACTACCCCAGAATGACAGCATAAATAGGGTAGGCAATCACCAATCAGACAGTGGTGCCAACCCTGGGGCAATGAGTTCGTTCAGTTCCATGTTGCTGTGGCTATTGGGAGGTGCATCTTCTGAAGGTCTCAACTCTTTCCTTTCTATGTTCAGAGATGTTAGAGACCATGGTCAAACTTATGCAGAATCCCCACAGCAAGAAAACCGTGCAACACAGACTACTCAATGA